Proteins from a genomic interval of Flammeovirgaceae bacterium SG7u.111:
- a CDS encoding VWA domain-containing protein — translation MTNLFLEYSGWYVLLCFLVGAGYAYLLYQKKTTWGKPLNYLLAFVRFTLIALICLLLLGPYVKQITNEYEKPTVVFAIDNSQSIPLVTDSNAVKQLLGEFDEVANSLKQKEYNVEIVPLEELENLSVENASDIKFDSKKTNLSDLLRKIQVQYENRNLAEVVLFTDGVYNQGISPDYIPYNIKISTIGIGDTLPQIDINLKTIYSNNIAYLGNKFPLVAEIANNGFAGKQALVLLKNGATELERKTIDFTSSNGIQNVEFLVDAEKEGMQHYIIQVLPLEGEFTTRNNLRNIYIDVLDSKEKILLVAAAPHPDIKAIRSVVEKNKNYEFNVYIPTLLPSSNEAFELEDKYDLVIFHQVPNIRGVASDLLEKFRAKGVSTWFILGNQSDIPSFNRVSGAVNIIPSGRQVDKVTPNFNNVFDRFTFDEQKKTKLAKSPPISVPFGNFDVLGNSEVILFQKVGNVPTNKPMLVVNEQDGVKSAVLLGEGIWQWKLHEFASFEQSDAFDDMVGKLIQFLSTKEDKRRFKVYPTSNEYSDAETVYFETEVYNAIYEKIYGQKIDLQLVDSEGETSSYTFMNNNSNFRYAVNGLPSGVYKYKASTVLDGNVEVSTGDFTIKKLELEALNTTANFNLLRNLSKQTGGEFYYTSQLDDLHGRLLENKAPDIIHSREEFSEILNLEWILALFLLLATFEWVMRKVKGSY, via the coding sequence ATGACAAACTTATTTTTAGAATATTCGGGTTGGTACGTGTTACTTTGCTTTTTAGTAGGGGCAGGCTATGCGTATTTGCTTTACCAAAAAAAAACTACTTGGGGTAAGCCACTTAACTATCTTCTGGCTTTTGTCCGCTTCACGCTCATTGCCCTAATCTGCCTTTTACTATTAGGTCCATATGTGAAGCAAATCACCAATGAATATGAAAAACCTACGGTAGTATTCGCCATCGACAATTCCCAGTCCATTCCTTTGGTGACCGATAGCAACGCTGTCAAACAGTTGTTGGGTGAGTTTGACGAAGTAGCTAATAGCCTCAAACAAAAAGAGTACAATGTAGAGATTGTTCCTTTGGAAGAACTTGAAAACCTTTCAGTGGAAAATGCTTCTGATATCAAATTTGATAGTAAAAAAACAAACTTGAGTGACTTACTACGAAAAATTCAAGTTCAATATGAAAACCGCAATCTAGCAGAAGTGGTATTATTCACCGATGGCGTCTATAACCAAGGCATTTCCCCAGATTACATTCCTTACAACATAAAGATTTCGACCATAGGAATTGGAGATACTTTGCCCCAAATAGACATCAACCTCAAAACGATTTACTCCAATAATATCGCTTATTTGGGAAACAAATTCCCCTTAGTGGCTGAAATTGCTAATAATGGTTTCGCTGGCAAGCAAGCTCTTGTTTTACTTAAAAATGGTGCGACGGAGCTGGAAAGAAAAACCATTGATTTCACCAGTTCTAATGGAATCCAAAATGTGGAGTTTTTGGTTGATGCGGAAAAAGAGGGGATGCAACACTACATCATCCAAGTACTTCCACTAGAAGGTGAATTTACCACCCGAAATAACCTGAGGAATATTTACATAGATGTACTCGACAGCAAAGAAAAAATATTGCTGGTAGCAGCAGCTCCACATCCCGATATCAAAGCTATTAGGAGCGTGGTAGAAAAGAATAAAAACTACGAATTCAATGTATATATCCCTACACTTTTACCGTCGAGTAATGAAGCGTTTGAGCTAGAAGACAAATATGATCTGGTAATTTTCCACCAAGTCCCAAACATCAGAGGCGTTGCAAGCGATCTGCTTGAAAAATTTAGGGCAAAAGGTGTTTCTACTTGGTTCATTTTGGGCAACCAATCCGATATCCCTTCTTTCAACAGGGTAAGCGGGGCTGTAAATATCATTCCTTCAGGCAGGCAAGTGGACAAAGTAACTCCTAATTTCAACAATGTATTTGACAGGTTTACTTTTGATGAGCAAAAGAAAACTAAGCTAGCAAAATCACCACCTATTTCTGTACCTTTCGGGAATTTTGATGTACTTGGGAATTCGGAAGTAATTCTTTTCCAAAAAGTGGGGAATGTACCTACCAACAAACCGATGTTGGTAGTAAATGAGCAGGATGGTGTAAAAAGTGCTGTGCTACTTGGCGAAGGCATTTGGCAATGGAAGCTCCATGAATTTGCCTCTTTCGAACAAAGCGATGCTTTTGATGACATGGTCGGCAAGCTCATCCAGTTTCTTTCTACCAAAGAAGATAAGCGACGTTTCAAGGTATATCCTACATCCAACGAGTATTCGGATGCTGAAACCGTGTACTTCGAAACGGAAGTATATAATGCTATTTATGAAAAAATTTATGGGCAAAAAATAGACTTGCAACTAGTAGATAGTGAAGGCGAAACATCTAGCTACACGTTTATGAACAATAATTCGAACTTCCGCTATGCGGTAAATGGATTGCCATCAGGTGTGTATAAATACAAAGCCAGTACGGTGCTAGATGGCAATGTGGAAGTAAGCACGGGCGATTTCACCATCAAAAAACTAGAACTAGAAGCACTTAATACTACCGCTAACTTCAACCTGCTCCGCAACCTTTCTAAGCAAACCGGTGGAGAATTTTATTATACCAGCCAACTTGATGACTTGCACGGAAGGCTTCTGGAGAACAAGGCCCCGGACATCATCCATAGCCGCGAAGAGTTTAGTGAAATCTTAAATCTCGAATGGATTCTTGCCCTTTTCCTTTTGTTAGCCACTTTTGAGTGGGTAATGAGAAAGGTGAAAGGTTCTTATTAG
- a CDS encoding DUF4136 domain-containing protein, with the protein MKKLNHKSIGKFSLGILMAMLLFLAGCSTGRVITDMDSEANFAQYKTYGLKVLPNPEADKYPTDINQLNKKRIENAIHEEMKKRGYIFSENPDIWVTYRVDIGEKKSYSGTTNHMGGPYGGWYGYGGYGWGGYGFNSSYTHMNEYTYKEGTLMVSMIDADEDKLLWYAANTNTLKDNNKKIDRDIKSSIEKVFSRYPYLAGQAEMIKHRPI; encoded by the coding sequence ATGAAAAAGTTAAATCATAAATCAATCGGGAAATTCAGTTTAGGAATATTAATGGCTATGCTACTATTTTTGGCAGGCTGTAGCACAGGAAGGGTGATTACAGACATGGATAGCGAAGCTAACTTTGCCCAATACAAAACCTACGGCTTAAAAGTATTGCCCAACCCTGAAGCAGATAAATATCCAACTGACATCAACCAACTCAATAAAAAGAGAATTGAGAATGCTATCCACGAAGAAATGAAAAAGAGGGGATACATTTTCTCAGAAAACCCCGACATCTGGGTAACTTACCGAGTTGATATTGGTGAGAAAAAAAGTTACTCAGGAACTACTAACCACATGGGCGGTCCTTATGGAGGTTGGTATGGTTACGGTGGCTACGGCTGGGGAGGATATGGATTTAATTCATCTTACACCCACATGAATGAATATACCTACAAAGAAGGTACGCTGATGGTAAGTATGATTGACGCCGATGAAGACAAGCTCCTTTGGTATGCAGCCAATACTAATACATTGAAAGACAACAATAAAAAAATAGACAGGGATATTAAATCCTCTATAGAAAAAGTCTTTTCCAGATATCCATACTTGGCAGGTCAAGCTGAAATGATTAAGCACAGACCTATCTAG
- a CDS encoding M14 family metallopeptidase, with translation MKKTFIALLLIAISAQLAFTQDLLSPTDFFGYAPGGKFTPHHRLEDYLHHLADNSKKVKMEQYGVTNEGRALYLMFITSEKNQRKLEQIRQNNLKAAGFLEGETEGKQLPIVWLSYNIHGNESAGTEAAISTLYSLLSGNNLPKAKGETPDVEKWLEEMVIVIDPCENPDGRDRYVNWYKQTKGPNYNTDANAWEHNEAWPGGRFNHYLFDLNRDWAWQTQVETQGKVKNYQEWMPHVHVDLHEMGMNSPYFFGPAAKPMHEVITKWQKEFHQISGEHNSKYFDSNGWLYFTREVFDLYYPSYGDTWPMYNGAIGFTYEQGGSGRGGLGVMPSSGVELTLKSRLEHHKTSSFGTIEAAFEQREKLLENFNNYFSEAQTSPVSPYKSYVVKGSNDPIKLKTLAELLDKQQIKYAFHTGTRGKSISGFSYDEKATKSVSIEEGDLVVSAYQPQSRMVQVLFEPEGKLEDSLTYDLTAWALPYVYGVEAYAFKDKITASGKSSYSFTPNQVPNEYNYAFVAEWKNTRDVKFLASLLKNGLKVRYSEEGFTLSGKKFDKGTLVVNIADNPMNSGEFNKLVVDLANELEVPVTATETGFVTEGKDFGSSSMKLMQRPNVAIVNGDGISPTAFGELWFFFEEELEFPVTILNSSNLSYTDLSSYDVLILPSGRVNSAKSKILDFADNGGKVIALERAISMFASAESTSLGEAVDNAKDKKKKNGKETELKRFDDRQRSGITNSVEGSVYKVYLDDSHPLSFGEDNSFYVIKRNRSTYPYLESGWNVGVFKDDSHVSGFTGAGMKEKAKNTLAIGEESYGNGTIIYMTDSPIIRGFWESGKILLGNAVFLVGN, from the coding sequence ATGAAAAAAACCTTCATTGCGCTTCTTCTAATAGCCATTAGCGCTCAACTAGCCTTTACACAAGACCTACTCTCTCCTACAGACTTTTTTGGGTATGCCCCTGGGGGAAAATTTACGCCCCACCATCGCCTCGAAGATTATTTGCACCATCTTGCAGATAACTCCAAAAAGGTGAAAATGGAGCAATATGGCGTAACTAATGAAGGAAGGGCGCTTTACCTCATGTTCATCACCTCGGAAAAAAACCAAAGAAAACTGGAGCAAATCCGCCAAAACAACCTAAAGGCAGCGGGTTTTCTAGAAGGCGAAACAGAAGGCAAACAACTACCAATAGTATGGCTTAGCTACAATATTCACGGAAATGAATCAGCCGGAACGGAAGCCGCTATTTCCACACTTTATTCCCTCCTTTCGGGAAATAACTTGCCCAAGGCAAAAGGAGAAACACCCGATGTGGAAAAGTGGCTAGAGGAAATGGTCATAGTAATTGACCCTTGTGAAAACCCCGACGGCCGCGACCGCTACGTAAATTGGTACAAACAGACCAAAGGGCCAAATTACAACACCGATGCCAATGCTTGGGAACACAATGAAGCTTGGCCAGGCGGTAGGTTTAACCATTACCTTTTTGACCTAAACCGCGATTGGGCTTGGCAAACACAAGTAGAAACACAAGGAAAAGTAAAGAATTACCAGGAATGGATGCCCCATGTACACGTTGACCTTCACGAAATGGGCATGAACTCTCCTTACTTTTTTGGCCCAGCGGCAAAGCCTATGCACGAGGTTATCACCAAATGGCAAAAAGAATTCCATCAAATCTCTGGAGAGCATAACTCAAAATATTTCGACAGCAACGGTTGGCTATACTTCACAAGGGAAGTATTTGACCTTTATTACCCAAGCTATGGCGATACCTGGCCCATGTACAACGGGGCGATCGGTTTTACCTACGAGCAGGGCGGCTCAGGCAGAGGTGGTTTGGGCGTGATGCCCAGCTCAGGTGTGGAGCTTACGCTTAAAAGCCGCTTGGAGCACCACAAAACATCAAGCTTTGGAACAATAGAAGCTGCTTTTGAGCAACGTGAAAAATTACTTGAAAACTTCAACAACTATTTTTCCGAAGCGCAAACTTCCCCAGTTTCTCCTTACAAATCGTATGTAGTAAAAGGCTCGAACGACCCGATAAAACTAAAAACACTTGCCGAATTGCTTGACAAGCAACAGATAAAATATGCTTTCCATACAGGTACAAGAGGTAAAAGCATAAGCGGTTTTAGTTACGATGAAAAAGCAACTAAATCGGTAAGTATAGAAGAAGGTGATTTGGTTGTAAGCGCTTACCAGCCGCAATCGAGGATGGTTCAAGTACTTTTTGAGCCAGAAGGAAAGCTGGAAGATTCCCTCACCTACGACCTTACGGCTTGGGCACTGCCTTATGTTTATGGAGTGGAAGCTTATGCCTTTAAGGATAAAATTACAGCTTCTGGAAAAAGCAGCTATTCATTCACACCCAATCAAGTTCCAAACGAGTACAACTACGCCTTTGTAGCCGAATGGAAAAATACACGTGATGTAAAATTTTTAGCAAGCTTGCTAAAAAACGGGCTTAAAGTTCGCTACTCAGAAGAAGGTTTTACGCTTAGCGGGAAAAAATTCGACAAGGGTACGTTAGTGGTAAATATTGCTGACAACCCAATGAACTCAGGTGAGTTCAACAAATTGGTGGTAGACTTGGCAAATGAGCTAGAAGTGCCCGTAACGGCTACCGAAACCGGTTTTGTGACCGAGGGAAAAGACTTTGGTTCTTCCTCTATGAAATTGATGCAGCGCCCAAATGTGGCAATAGTTAACGGCGACGGCATCTCCCCCACAGCATTTGGCGAGCTATGGTTTTTCTTCGAAGAAGAACTAGAGTTCCCTGTAACTATTCTCAATAGCAGTAACCTTTCTTACACCGATCTTTCTTCATACGATGTATTGATTTTGCCAAGTGGAAGGGTGAATAGTGCAAAATCAAAAATCTTAGACTTTGCTGATAATGGAGGAAAAGTCATCGCCTTGGAGCGAGCTATTTCCATGTTTGCCTCGGCAGAAAGCACCTCTTTGGGCGAAGCTGTTGATAATGCGAAAGATAAAAAGAAGAAGAACGGGAAAGAAACCGAGCTCAAAAGGTTCGATGACCGTCAGCGAAGTGGAATTACCAACAGTGTGGAAGGAAGTGTTTATAAAGTTTACTTGGACGATAGCCACCCTTTATCCTTTGGCGAGGACAACTCTTTTTATGTGATCAAAAGAAACCGAAGCACATATCCATACTTGGAAAGTGGATGGAATGTAGGCGTGTTCAAAGATGACAGCCATGTGAGCGGCTTCACAGGCGCTGGCATGAAAGAGAAAGCTAAAAACACACTGGCAATAGGCGAAGAATCTTACGGAAATGGTACCATCATTTACATGACTGATTCGCCCATCATCAGAGGCTTCTGGGAAAGTGGGAAAATCCTTTTGGGAAATGCCGTATTCTTGGTAGGAAACTAG